From Miscanthus floridulus cultivar M001 chromosome 15, ASM1932011v1, whole genome shotgun sequence, the proteins below share one genomic window:
- the LOC136507755 gene encoding phospholipase A1-Igamma1, chloroplastic-like: MFAARLACQREHLNTSGPAGTQDTDLKYCYLAKAAYDAYDHGRCRYSVDRMLPALGLGDHGYVATAFLYAAVNIVPVEHQQHWIGYVAVADKAERDRVLGYQYREIVVVWRGTSALDELFKDLEVNLQPIHGEESNKLVLVENGIQSLYATSCDSDACKNNHGSAKDHVLAELRRLVTYLRNKCPGDKIHVTATGHSLGGALATLTAWDAAAHEALAGVVVRAVTFGAPRVGNQAFCDELVGPRGVKVHRVIVDRDVVPSLPPTSFGYADAGSDVRLLHSERVVPVPFLTLLVSWHFHSLKEYLRILDSDYHERPVQVQVQDPPPVPADQFLPLPEAELDHQLNLTLPS; this comes from the coding sequence ATGTTTGCCGCCCGCTTAGCTTGCCAACGCGAGCATCTAAACACGTCCGGTCCAGCAGGCACACAAGATACGGACCTCAAGTACTGCTACCTCGCCAAGGCTGCCTACGACGCCTACGACCATGGCAGGTGCCGCTATTCCGTCGACCGCATGCTGCCCGCCCTCGGCCTCGGAGACCACGGCTACGTTGCCACCGCATTCCTCTACGCCGCCGTCAACATCGTTCCCGTCGAGCACCAGCAGCACTGGATCGGCTACGTCGCGGTCGCCGATAAGGCCGAGCGCGACCGCGTCCTCGGCTACCAGTACCGGGAGATCGTGGTCGTGTGGCGCGGCACCTCGGCACTGGACGAGCTGTTCAAGGACTTGGAGGTGAACCTCCAACCGATCCATGGCGAGGAAAGCAACAAGCTGGTGCTGGTGGAGAACGGGATCCAGAGCTTGTACGCGACCAGCTGCGACTCCGACGCGTGCAAGAATAACCATGGCAGCGCGAAAGACCATGTCCTCGCCGAGCTCAGGCGGCTGGTGACGTACTTGAGAAACAAGTGCCCCGGTGACAAGATCCACGTGACAGCCACCGGTCACAGCCTCGGCGGCGCGCTGGCCACGCTCACCGCGTGGGACGCCGCCGCCCACGAGGCGCTGGCCGGGGTGGTCGTCAGAGCCGTGACCTTCGGTGCCCCCCGCGTGGGCAACCAGGCGTTCTGCGACGAGCTCGTCGGGCCGCGCGGCGTCAAGGTGCACCGCGTCATCGTCGATCGGGACGTCGTGCCGTCGCTGCCGCCGACTTCCTTTGGGTACGCGGACGCCGGCAGCGACGTGCGCCTGCTTCATTCAGAGCGCGTCGTTCCCGTACCATTCCTTACATTGCTCGTCTCGTGGCATTTCCACAGCCTCAAGGAGTACCTGCGTATCCTAGACTCGGACTACCATGAGAGGccggtgcaggtgcaggtgcaggacCCGCCGCCGGTGCCGGCCGACCAGTTCCTCCCGCTCCCTGAGGCCGAGCTCGATCACCAGCTGAATTTGACTCTTCCGAGCTAG